From the Priestia aryabhattai genome, one window contains:
- a CDS encoding DUF378 domain-containing protein, with translation MKFLSGLTTLLVILGGLNWLAVALGVNVVEELFGSWDWLVTTIYWLVGLSALYQIFDKFFGTGASVKSKAL, from the coding sequence GTGAAATTTCTTTCAGGTTTAACGACTCTTCTTGTGATTTTAGGCGGTTTAAATTGGTTAGCTGTAGCATTAGGTGTGAATGTAGTAGAAGAGCTATTTGGCTCTTGGGATTGGTTAGTAACAACGATTTATTGGTTAGTCGGCCTGTCTGCTCTTTATCAAATTTTTGATAAGTTTTTCGGAACAGGAGCGAGTGTCAAAAGCAAAGCGCTATAA
- a CDS encoding DinB family protein, protein MEDTILKHMDVVRGITTSVLEKTTEEAADITPKGFNNNIRWNLGHIAFIQEKLVFGLAGEPMQTPESYESFFGAGTKPADWTETPPSLEEIANVLRDQASRIKEFMPQQFNKQLITPFTNKAGINFTTVDETFLFSFYHEAMHVETIKQIRKAAQ, encoded by the coding sequence ATGGAAGACACGATTCTAAAACATATGGATGTTGTAAGAGGGATTACGACTAGTGTCCTAGAAAAAACAACAGAAGAGGCAGCGGACATCACACCAAAAGGATTCAACAATAATATTCGCTGGAATCTCGGACACATTGCCTTTATTCAAGAAAAACTTGTTTTTGGCTTAGCGGGTGAACCAATGCAAACGCCAGAGAGTTACGAAAGCTTTTTCGGGGCAGGAACAAAACCTGCTGATTGGACGGAGACTCCTCCTTCTCTTGAAGAAATTGCGAATGTATTAAGAGACCAAGCGAGTCGTATTAAAGAGTTTATGCCCCAGCAGTTTAACAAGCAGCTGATCACACCTTTTACAAATAAAGCCGGCATCAACTTTACAACAGTTGACGAAACGTTTTTATTCAGCTTTTATCACGAAGCGATGCATGTAGAAACAATTAAGCAAATTAGGAAAGCTGCACAATAA
- a CDS encoding protein-glutamine gamma-glutamyltransferase: MIKVNQQIVKISDLNNSSLTKEKADILKQMDAYREVYEYATFDQLDFDISVKLQIIESAVLLRKSGARFATFARSRCNEKYWKRTDNGGFQLLPTVSPNKAIDDIFYNGHEYAFECAMAVIIIFYKAVLNNIGKENFNRLFADLYLHDWQYNEDLELHGHKGSDYLPGDCAYFKNPDYNPDTPQWKGENTIVLDETLYFGHGIGITTRERIIEVLNLKRKEDAKRSAYLSDEIVRLHTAHLSYFAVRYEPVVWYDRNSAIISTIGSITYVA; encoded by the coding sequence ATGATTAAAGTTAACCAACAAATTGTGAAAATAAGTGATTTAAATAATAGTTCGTTAACAAAAGAAAAAGCTGATATTTTAAAACAAATGGATGCCTATAGAGAAGTGTATGAGTATGCTACATTTGACCAGCTTGATTTTGATATATCTGTTAAATTGCAAATTATTGAATCAGCTGTGCTGCTGCGTAAAAGCGGTGCAAGATTTGCTACGTTTGCACGTTCTAGGTGTAACGAAAAGTATTGGAAACGAACCGATAATGGAGGATTTCAGCTATTGCCTACAGTTTCTCCTAATAAGGCCATTGATGATATTTTTTACAACGGACACGAATATGCGTTTGAATGCGCAATGGCTGTTATAATCATCTTTTATAAAGCCGTATTAAACAATATCGGAAAAGAAAACTTTAACCGGCTTTTTGCTGATCTTTACTTACACGATTGGCAATACAATGAAGACCTTGAGCTTCATGGCCACAAAGGATCTGATTACTTGCCCGGAGACTGTGCGTATTTTAAAAATCCTGATTATAACCCTGATACTCCCCAGTGGAAAGGTGAAAACACTATTGTATTAGATGAAACCTTATATTTTGGCCATGGAATAGGAATTACGACGCGTGAAAGAATTATTGAAGTGTTAAATTTGAAGCGAAAAGAAGATGCGAAGCGCTCAGCTTATCTGTCAGATGAAATTGTCAGGCTTCACACCGCTCACCTCAGTTATTTTGCAGTTAGATACGAACCTGTTGTTTGGTACGACAGAAACAGCGCTATTATTTCCACTATTGGATCGATTACCTATGTAGCTTGA
- a CDS encoding ATP-binding cassette domain-containing protein, with the protein MNNQHVLKVKNLTKVYKGEGYEVTALNDISLKLGVGEMVAVMGTSGSGKSTLLTILEALDEPTSGTIKLSRSNLFINKGTQERERLKGGPSYKIV; encoded by the coding sequence GTGAACAATCAACATGTTTTAAAGGTGAAAAACCTAACGAAAGTTTATAAAGGAGAGGGTTACGAAGTCACTGCACTAAATGACATATCCCTTAAGTTAGGCGTAGGAGAAATGGTTGCTGTTATGGGAACGAGTGGTTCAGGGAAAAGTACACTGCTAACCATTTTAGAGGCACTGGATGAACCAACTAGTGGAACTATTAAATTAAGCAGAAGCAACTTATTTATTAATAAAGGCACACAAGAACGAGAGCGCCTTAAAGGTGGCCCATCGTATAAAATCGTATAA